TCACGAAAGGATTAATCCGCTGAACCCTACTGGGGAAGTGGGTGAATGACTTCCCTGGCAGGTGGTATTCGGGCGCGTAAATCTCTACAATGGTTTTAACAGTCAGGATTGAAAAAGGGTTCTGGGGACTGACCAGGCTAACCAAAACTAGTGAAAACCAGTTTTCTCCTCTATGTTAGCGGAACCCACGCCTTCAGGGAGCGTTACCTTAAGACGCTCCTTGTAGGTTAAGGAGAGAGCGCGAAAGCGCAGCAAATCTGAAGGCCGTTATGGTAGGATTAAAAATCTGAACCATAGCGGTTTTTGTTTTGCCACCTGGCGCACCCCTGTGGATTAGGTGAAATTTCCGAAAGGAAGGTGGAAATAATAATGAAAGGTAAATCTGGCAACCAAGTGGACCTGTTGACCTCGTGGGAGTTGATGGCGATCAATGTGCTATTAGCTGTTGAGCCCAAGGCGGATTTTGACGTGAATGCCGTGCAGGCAAATATGCTGACCCTGATCGAGATGCTGGATGCCGGCAAGCTGGACCCGGCCCTGGAGGATAAGGGCTTTATGCAGAAGACGGAAGCGCTGCTGTTGGCACTGCTGCACGGGGACATGATTGACGTGGTCAACCCGGCCGTCTTTGGCGCGCGGCAGTCTGTGATCGCCGCGGCTCAGGTGATCTATAACTACGCAGTGGCCCGCGGGCTCTGGGCGATCCACCCGGAGATCAAGGGAGCGGCAGGGAAAGAGAAATGAAATTTGGCGAGCTGGTCCCGGCGACCTTCATCAAGAAGGGCAACCGCTTCACCGCGGGTGTCTATCTTGAGAGTGGCGGCGCGACAACAGCCTATATCCCCACCACCGGAAGGCTCACCGGCGCGCTGCGGCCGGGATGCCGGGTCTGGCTGGAGGCGGCTGAGAACCCGGACCGCAAGACGCCCTACACGCTGGTGTTGAGTGAGCTGGCAGATGGGGGCTTATGTTCAGTGAACGCCTATATGGCAAACTGGCTCTTCAGGGAAGCGGTGGAACTGGGGACGCTGGAGGCATTCCCCTATCCCCAAATTGAAGCGGAAGTGCCCTATGGACGCAGCCGGCTGGACTTCAGATTGTCGGATGGAGAAGCGGTCTGCTGGGTGGAGGTCAAATCCGTGACCTATGCTGAGGATGGGGTGGGGATGTTTCCCGATGCGCCGACCGGACGCGGGCGCAAGCACCTGGGTGAGCTGGAGAAGCTGGCTGCTGAGGGCCACCGCGCCGGTGCGGTTTTCATTGCCCAGCGTGAGGATGCCTGCCGCTTCGCGCCCTTCGAACGGATTGACCCGGACTTTGCAGCAGAGCTGCGGCGGGTGAGCGAACTGGGCGTGGAAGTGTTCGCCTTCCGCTGTGCTGTGAGTACTGAGGAGGTTGTGATCGCAGAGGAGATTGAGGTTACACTTTTACCCTAAGCATATATGGAAAAAATAAATGGGAGTGGAATTAAGATGGTTAATGATGAACTAGTGAGCGAAATAACTCGTATCAATAATCATACAATAGGATTTAATTATAAATTTACTGAACAATCTGTATTAGCTAAGGAAATTACGATTTTAAATAATGTTAATCAAGTGAACAATTCAATCGCGCTAATATCTATCCTATATGATGCAACTATTCAATATTTCTCAGGTTATGCCTTAAATATTATGAATGGTTTTCCGCTCTCCGCATTCTCTTGTATCCGTTCATTTCTTGAGACGGCTGCTATATGTTCTTGGTTATCTGATCCAAATATTATGGCTCTAGAAAGGTTGGCTAGACAGATCACTTATCGGATAAATGTTAGCAAATATTACGTTAAACCTTTCCGAAGCGAAGTTGATTACGAATCGTTACTTGAAGATAGCAAGACTTATTCAGAAGGTTTATTTAATGAATTACAAGTAGCAAGTTTCAAAAATGATAAATATAATATGCCTCAAATTTCAACGTTAATTGATGACCAGCTAGCTCAAAAGCCAATTTATTCATATCTATCAAATATTGTTCATGGGCATCATAGTGAGATAATTACATCTGCTGGTGAGGTTAAAAGCTCTATTAATATTCAAGATATGAAGAGAATTCCAATAGAAAGAAAAGTAAATCCTCAATTTGTTAATCAAATAGAAATTTGTATAAAGGACTCGTATATTATCCTTATTGAGAAAATGTGGAATCTCTTTGGCTGGGACTTGAAATTAATTTTATAGTAATGCGATTTTCTAAACGATATCTACATATAGCTTAGAAAAGTGATATTAGGTTTATGTACTTCACTTGGTTATTACCACACTAAAACTTCTCTAGAAATTATCGAAGTTTAATAAATTTATCTCTGAATTTTTCTCCCTCTTTGCCCTTCACCTCTCACTATTCCCCATTATTCGTGATACACTTTCCATCGCATGAACACAAAAGCGTTACATACCCTCGAATACTTGAAGATCATTGACCGGCTGGTGGACTATGCAGATTTTTCCGCCTCAGCCGATTTGGCGCGCCAGTTGACGCCCACCCCTGACCTGGAAGAGGCCAAGCTGCGCCAGGCCGCAACCCGCGAGGCGCGGCATATCCTCAGCCTGGATTCGGATGTTTCGTTCCAAATGGCACAGGATATCCGTCCGATGGTGGGACTGGCTCGGCGCGATGGGGTGCTGGAACCGGGGGATCTGCTCGCCATCCGCAATACCCTGATCGTGGCCCGCACCATCCGGCGCACGCTGGAGAATGTGGCCGCAGACGTCCCGAATCTGGTCAGCCTGGTGGATGGGTTACCGGTGGGGTTGGGGCTGGTGGACCTGATCGGCAAGACGATCTCGGACAGCGGTGAGGTGCAGGATTCGGCCTCGGAGAAGCTGGGTGAGATCCGCCGGGAGATGAAGATCACCTTCGAGCGGATGATGGCCCGGATGCAGAAATACATCTCCGACCCCAATACGGCGAAAATGCTGCAGGAACCGATCATCACTCAACGCAACGGCCGCAACGTGCTGCCTTTGCGGGCGGAATTCAAGGGGCGGATCAAGGCAGTGATCCATGACCAGTCGGCTTCGGGTGCAACCCTGTTCATCGAGCCGCTGGCTGTGGTGGAATGGAATAACCGCTACCGTGAGCTGGAGTTGGCCGAACGTGACGAAGTCCGCCGCATCCTGGCGGAACTGAGCCATTCGGTGGCGATGTACGCGGACACTCTCAATATGATGGTGACGGTGCTGGCAGTGCTGGACCTGGCCTTCATGCGCGCCCGCTATGCCGATGACCTGGATGCCAGCGAGCCGCAGTTACGAGCTTTACCTGAAACACCAAAGGGTAAACACCCCGGCAGCACGATCCGGCTATACAAAGCCCGGCATCCGCTTCTGGACCCGAAAAAAGTGGTGCCGCTGGATATTGATCTGGATAAGGAAACCTATGCCCTGGTGATCACCGGGCCGAACACGGGTGGCAAAACTGTGACGCTCAAAACGATTGGCCTGTTGGTGCTGATGGCGCAATCCGGCCTGCAGATCCCTGCCCAATCCGGCTCGGAGTTAACCGTGTTTGAAGACGTCTTTGCCGACATCGGCGATGAGCAGTCCATTGAACAATCGCTTTCCACTTTCTCCGGCCATGTGACCAACATTGTGGAGATCCTCAAATCCGCTGACAGTCACTCGCTGGTGCTGCTGGATGAGCTTGGCGCAGGCACGGACCCGCAGGAAGGTTCCGCCCTGGCCCGCGCGGTGATGACCCACCTATTGGACCGCAGCATCACCAGCATGATCGCCACCCATTACCCCGAACTGAAAGCCTATGCTCACGCCACGGAAGGCGTGTTGAATGCCAGTGTGGAATTTAACCTGAAGACTTTGCGCCCCACCTATCACCTGGTGATCGGCCTGCCGGGGCGTTCCAATGCGCTGGCGATTGCCGAGAGGCTAGGGCTGCCGGAGGAGATCATCGACTCAGCCCGGTCGGAGATCAACCCTGCGGACCTTAGGGCGGAGGACCTGCTGGATGAAATTCACCGCCAGCGAGACCTGGCGCGGCAATCCCGCGAGGAGGCTGACGAAGCCCGCCGCGAAGCCGAAGCGATCCGTAATGAGCTGGCGAACCGGCTGGATAAAATTGAGGATGAACGCTATGGCGTGCTGGAATCGGCCCGTGAAAGCGCCGAGAAAGACCTTGAGAGTTTGCGCGAGGAGATGGAGACGCTCCGCCGTCAACTGGTCAAAGCCCGCCAGCCGCTGGAGGCTGTGGACGAGGTGGAAGAGGTGGTGGAAGCGCTGGAAGAGGAAATCGCAGAGCCCGTTGTTCGCAAAACACCTTCAAAACCAGTGCGGAAGCCCAAAGGACCGTTACGCCTCGGCGAGAAGGTGCACCTGCGCTCAATTGACCAGGACGGCGTCGTGACGGCTATTGGCGAAGATGAAGTGGAAGTGCAGATTGGTATGCTGCGCATCCGGGCGCGCCTGGGGGATGTGATCCGCAAGGGTGAGCCGGAACCTGAGACCGCGCCCAAGCCGAAAAAGCCCAAAGCCGGCCGGGTGATATTACCCAGTACTCAGGACTCGCCGGGCGTGGAGCTCGATATCCGCGGTCAGCGGGTGGATGAGGGGCTGGATGCCCTTGATCGTTATATTGAACGCGCCTATCTGGTAGGATTGCCATTTGTGCGGATCATCCATGGTAAGGGTACCGGTCGCTTGCGCGATGCGGTCCGGGACGCCCTGACCGCTAACCCGCATATCAGCCGGATTGAATCCGGTGGACGGACGGAAGGTGGAGACGGCGTCACCGTCGCGCATCTCAAGAACAATTAAAAGACAAAGTCCTCACAAAACGTGAGGACTTTTTGATGCCGAAGGAGGGAATCGAACCCTCATACCCGTAGGTACACGATTTTGAGTCGTGCGCGTCTGCCAGTTCCGCCACTTCGGCAAGTGAGACTCCATTTTAACCGTTCACGTGGGGGAGGTCAAGGTGAATAATGCGGGATTCGTCAATGGACATGTTTAAGAAACCTGGATATCAGTCCTGATATACTGCTTTGGCGGCTTTAACCCGCCGGTCCCATTCAGATAGGAATCGCTCATATCCAGCTTTTTTGAAATCATTGCTATCAACAACCTTTGGTCGGCATGAGTTGTAAAATGCTTTGATAAGAGCGGAAAAATGGAGGATAGCCTCGCACCATTCTTTCTCTGAAACAATATATTCTTTATCATCAAATAATAGTCTGATATTACCAAACTCATGGAGAACATCAAAATCTACGCCATCAAAGCACCCAGGAATAATGGCATTCTCTGAGTGCTCATCTACAGCCATATAAAAACCACAACATGGGAAGATTTGGTTTTCGTGCAAGCTATCTTTGATGTAATCAGTTTCAAGCGTGCGGAGCAAAAATATAGCAGCTGCACTTACAGTAAAATCTTCAGTTTTACCATCAACTAGTGTGATCCCATTGACTTCAAGAAATATATTGCCATGCGCACATAAGTCTTTCTCATCATCTTTGGATCCACCAACCCAATGCATATTTCTTGGTTCTAAAATAATCATCTCTATTCCTCCCTGTTGGGACAATTCTGGTGTCAATCTTAAACTGGATTGTGGGAGGGGTCAAGCAAGTAGGGTGCGCTCCGAACTTGAGCGCACCAAAAAGAAGAGGTGCTAAGGTAAAATTTAGTGCGCACAAAAAAGTGCACACCCTATGATCAATGTGGGTAGGGGCGACCCTGCCCGCTTCCCCTGGGAGTAGTGGTCGTTCGTAAAAGCATTCTTTTTGGGGCGGGCACGGAGACCCGCCCCTACGGTCAAAATTAAAATATTGATTTATTTAAAAGATACGCTTGCTTAGTAATTAATTTGGTTCTGCAGGATAAATTTGGTGCGCACAAAAAAGTGCACACCCTACGTTCTAAGCTGGTTTGAAGGAGGGGTCAAGGGAAATGGAAGCTTGTGAAACCTCCTGCCAAATCCGCTGTTCTCAGGTATCATTGGGGGTACATAAAACGGTTTATTTTCTCCGTTGTCCACCTGGGCAGGGGAGTTTTTGATGGAGTGAAAGATGGAATTAGGCATTATCGGTTTACCCCAATCCGGCAAGACCACGCTCTTTAACGCACTAACCCGCGGCGACGTGCCCACAGGGATCAGCGGCGGTAAGGTGGAAGTGCACACCGCTGTGATTGACGTCCCGGATGAGCGCGTGGACCGGCTGACGGAGATGTTCAAATCCAAGAAGATCGTCTATGCCAAGGTGACCTATGCAGATGTGGCCGGGCTCGAGGGCAAGGCTGCGGAGGGCGGCATTTCCGGTCCGCTGCTCAACACCCTGGGCCAGATGGATGGCTTCATCCATGTCGTGCGCCAGTTCGACAGCCCCCTGGTCCCGCACCGGGATGGCAGCATTGATCCCAAGCGTGACCTGGCGAATATGGAAGCCGAATTGATCATCAATGACTTGATCCTGGTGGAACGCAAGCTCCAGCGGCTGGAAGAGGAACGCAAACGGGGCGGCGTGGGGCGGGACAAGGCTGTGGTGGCACGGGAGACGGAACTCTTTGAGAAGCTGCAAGCGCTGCTGACCGAGGAAATCCCCTTGCGCAACGAGACCTTCACCGATGATGAGGAGTTCATGATCTCAAGCTATGGTTTCCTCAGTAAGAAGCCCCAACTGATCGTCGTCAATCACGCAGAGGATCAGACCCCTATCGAGATTGAGACGCCTTTTGCCAGAACCACAGTGGTCAGTATGCCGGCCAAGCTGGAGATGGATATCGCCCAGCTGCCCGCTGAAGAGGCGGAGATCTTCCTGGTGGAGTATGGCATTGAAGAACCTGGGTTGAACCGGTTCATCAAGCTGTCCTATGACCTTCTGGGATTGCAGTCGTTCTTCACCGCTGGCGATAAGGAAACCCATGCCTGGACGGTGGCGCGTGGGGCGTTGGCGCCTGAGGCTGCCGGTGTGATCCATTCCGATATGCAAAAAGGATTCATCCGCGCCGAAGTGGTCTCGTATGATGACCTGATCACCCTGGGCAGCTTTGCAGAAGCCCGTAATCAGGGACGGCTGCGCGTGGAAGGCAAGAAATATGTGATGCAGGATGGGGATGTGATCGAAATCCGCTTCAATATTTAGCGATTAACAAGAATTATCAACTCGTAGGTCACGCATGGTGAGGCAGAGCCGAACCTGCGTGACTTTTTAATTGCTTGATGGAAAATTCAATATTGCGCGGATTAGTCACGCTTCCAGCGAGACCTACGAAGGCTTAAATAAATAAATTAATGGCCGCATCTGACTCATGCGGCCTTTTTTCTGTCACACGAGGTCCGGGTGACTTAGCTGGTTTGGGTTGGATGCCAGGCCAGCCAAAATGAGAGGATCAAAACCGTGGCGAGATAGATTTACAAAGACTTATGGTTATTTGCTTTTGTTTGTCGGTCAAATCCATTCTATAATGACAGTGTTATTAGATTTGTGATAGTGTTTTAAGATTCAACAAATAGATTGCTAAGTCTTTATTCCGGGTTCTCAATTGCACCCCAAGTTCCGTTGACGCAGCTCTGTGGCAACGGTAGAATTTTGGTCATCATGGCAGATATACTCAACGAACTCAATCAACAACAAAAGAATGCTGTCGCCGCGCCGTCAGGACCGGTTTTGGTTTTGGCTGGGCCAGGCTCCGGAAAGACCCGGGTGCTGACCTATCGCGTGGCTTATCTGATCGCTGTGCTGGGCGTTCAGCCCTATCAAATCCTGGCGGTCACCTTCACCAATAAGGCGGCCCGCGAAATGGAAAGCCGCGTGGCGGGATTATTAGGCAATAAGGCGGATGGCCTTTGGCTGGGCACATTCCACCGGATATGCGGTCGAATTTTGCGCCGGGAAGCTTCCTACCTGCCCGTGGATCATAACTTTGTGATCTTCGATTCCGATGACCAGCTCACATTGATCAAACGGGTGATCAAAGAGAAACGCCTGAACGATAAGGACTATCGCCCGCGTCAGGTGCATTCCCTGATCAGCAAAGCCAAGAATGACCTCTTGGGACCGGATGAATTCCCTATTGAGGGCTATCGGGATGAAGTCATCGCAGAGATCTATCAGGCCTATCAGGCCTATCTGATCGCCAGCAACGCGATGGATTTTGACGACATGCTGCTCTATGCCGCCACGCTGCTGGAAACCTATCCGGAAGTGCGTAAAAAGTATGCTCAGCGCTTCACACATATCCTGGTGGACGAATTCCAGGATACCAATATGGCGCAGTATAAGCTGCTCTCTCACCTGGCATCTTTCCACAAGAACATCTTTGTGGTTGGCGATGAGGACCAGTCAATTTATCGTTGGCGCGGTGCAGACTATCACAATGTGGAAAGGTTCATGAGGGACTATCCCGATGCGGGCAAGATCCTCCTGGAACAGAATTACCGCTCCACTCAGAAGATATTGGATGGTGCGGTCGCGGTGATCAATGAGAACGCCAACCGGACCCAGAAGAAACTCTTCACGGACCGCGGCTCTGGTGAGGCGATTGTGGTTAAGGAAGCCTATGACGACAAGGCTGAGGCGGAATATGTGGTGGAAACCATTGACCGTCAGGCTCGTATGGGGCTGGCTAATGAATCGGATTTCGCGGTCATGTATCGCACCAACGCCCAATCCCGCCAACTGGAAGAAGCCTTTCGCCGGGCGAACATGCCCTGCCGGCTGGTTGGCACCCAGCGGTTTTACGGCCGCCGGGAAGTGAAGGATGTGATCGCTTACCTGCGGCTGATCTATAACCCTCGGGATGAGGTCAGCCTGGCAAGGGTGATCAATACGCCGCCCCGCGGGATTGGTTCTGTGACCGAACAGCAGCTCAATGCGGTTGCTCGCCAGGCCGAGATGAGCAGCGGGGAAGTGCTGCTGGCGATGAACACCGAAAAAGGAGCGCCCTTTGTGGAAGCGCTGGAACGCTCTGCCCAGCGATTGTTGCCCTTCAGCAAGCTGCTGCGGGGTTGGCGAGAGAAGCTGAACCGCATTACATTGGGCGAGCTGTTTGATGAGATCGTGCTGGATACGGACTATGAAAGCTACATCGCCGATGAAAGTGAAGAAGATCAGGACCGCTGGGGCAACGTCTTAGAACTGCGTCAGGTTCTGTTGGAGTATGAGGATCGGGATTTGGCGGAATTTCTGGAAGCGATGGCTTTGATGGCCGACCAGGATACTCTGCCCGATTCGTTGGATGCGCCCACCTTGATGACCCTGCACGCCGCCAAGGGGCTGGAATTCCCCCAGGTCTTCATCATTGGCCTGGATGAACAATTTCTGCCGCACAGCCGGTCCAAGGATGATGCTGAATCGATGGCGGAAGAGCGCCGCTTGTTCTATGTGGGGATGACCCGGGCCAAAAACCGGCTTTACCTCACCCGGGCGCTCAGGCGGAGAACCCCCTATGGCAGCTATGAGGATATGATTCCTTCCCGCTTCCTTGAGGATCTGCCGGAGGAACTAATCAAGGGTAAATTCACCCACTCCTATGACACGACGGAGACCTACGATCGGTCTTCTTACCAATGGGAAACGCCTTTTGGTTCGACCAGCGGACGTAAGAAGCCCACACCACCGAAAGCGGTTGAACAGCGATTCCAGCCAGAGATGCAGGTGATGCATCCCACCTATGGAAAAGGTGTGGTTCGAAAGAGTATATTAGAGTATGGGGATGAGACGGTTGAAGTCTATTTTGAGGGTTTGGGGTTGAAAGCGCTGGTGGCCTCAATGTCCAGCCTGCAGATCCTCGAGGATTGAGAACGGATCGAAAGATGAAAAAGTCCAGTCTACATCTGATAGGGGTATTGTTGGTGTTAATGCTGGTCAGCCTGGCTTGCCGGCTGACAACGGCAACCCCGGCTTCCTGGTCCGGCACGCCCACGGCTGAGGCCCGCAAGGCGACCAATGACGCGATCAATGCCACCCAGCAGGCTGCCATTGGGGAAGAGGTGCCCCTGCTGACCCCCACGGCAACAGAGGTCGTTGCGACGACCACGCCCCGCCCAACCGTCGCGGTCGATGGCCCCTGGCTAGTCTTCCCGGCACCTGACGATCCGGGCCTGCTTTTGGCTTATGATGTGGACGCCGGCGTGACTTTGGAGATCTCCCTGCCTGCGCCAATCTATACCTCCGACCTGATCAATGGACTTTCTCCTGATGGACACACCTTGATCGTCCGGGCGGGCTCGCCTTTGAACACAGATGAATTTGCGCTCTATCAGATTGACCTCCCTTCCACCACGGTCACCAAGCTGACACCCTTGCTGAGCCTGGTTGTGCAGCGGAAGATCGTGAATGAGGAAGGCACCCGTGCTTTTGACACCCTGCGAGCGGTCACCCGCGAGGATGGGCTGGCCTGGTCACCGGATGGGCGATACCTGGCTTTTACCGCCGCTTTGAACGTCACCTCGAGTGATCTCTATCTCTGGGATTCGACCACAGGCAGTATTGAACGGCTGAATGGGCTCTATTCCCACAGCGCGTCACCTTTCTGGTCCCCCAGCGGCAACTGGTTGATCACTCAGGAATTGGGCGATTACACGGAAGAAACCGGGTGGCGTTCGGAGGTTGTGACCGGGGTGAGCGTTCCCGGATTTGATAACCAGAACTCACTCTATCTGCCATCTCCCGGCAGCCAGGGAGAGGTTTTCATTGGCTGGCTGAACGCCCAAACGATGATGAGCTATTCCCAGACGGCGGATGGACCGTTCGAGCTGCGTCAGGTCAATGTGGATTCGCTGGCGGAGAGCGTTCTGCTGGGTGGGGCGTTCCGTTTGGCGGCTCTTGACCCCAATGCGCCATCCTATGCTTTTATCTTGGATGAAAGCCAGGCTGTTGAGAAGAATATGTTGAGCGGGGTCTATCTGGTGGCAGCCGGCAGCGCGGTTAGGTCACTGCAGATGGTGGGGGATTGGTCCGGGCTATATGCTGAACCGAATGACCTGTTCATTGCGGTGGGCGTCAAAGGGCTGATCGGCTTTTCAGCCAATGGCAGCGGTTTTTCGCTTTCGGATGAGCGGATGGCGAGTGTTTCCCCCAGCGGGAACTGGATGGTGGCCTGGGGCACGGAGGAGGGTGGTGAAAGCGGTGCCCGGCTTTATCAGAGTACCAGAGGCACGATCCTGCAAACCCTGACGGACCTGCCGGTTCGGGATGTGGTTTGGCAGCCTGATTCAATGGCGTTCTATCTGACCACTGAGGATTCGATCTATCGGATGGCATTTCCGCAGCTATCACTGGAGTTTATCGCCGGTGGCTTTGATCCGGAGAACCTGCCTGTGATCACCTGGGTGGAATGAGGGGGACGAACGGGGGGATAAACGGTCAATTCCCTATAGGCCATAATTTTACACTTTTTCCACGAATAGTTACCCCTACCTTGTTCTTTCAAGTAAATAAAGAGTTGCAGTTAATGGGTATATCCCTGAAACCAGGTCTTAAAATACCACAGAATCACTATTGACTTATACTATTTTTATGATATACTTCATATATAATGAAGTATATCATACAGCAAAAGAGAGGTAACCCATGTTTTTTGAAAGAAAAACCAAAGATTCTAGCGTTCTGAAGATAATCTTGTTCCCAATTGGATTGATCGCTATATTTTTAACTGTAGCCTCACTGGCTGGATTTGGTCCTGCCTTATATATGATTGGTGTAATGTACTTTTTTATATCAGTGATGCCTTTCATCACCTTCCTGAGGACACGGAATGCCGGGTTTTTGGCAGTGACCTTATTTTCGATTTTTACGTTTCTGGTTTGTGTCAGCGCTCCTTCTGCCATTAAAGATAAAAGCCAGATAGATCTAATTCCCCTTTTCCTGGTTGGTATGTATATCTCCTTGATGGTGGTCGCTTACCTAACCTTCAACAGGAAACTCCGCTGGAGAGGACAGGAGATCTTTGAGCTGGCTGCACTTCCCATAGAAGATACCGGGGATAGCTTCTCTGCCCGTCCCCGTCCAACCGGACAGGTACCCATCAGTAAAACCGAAATGATCCGGTTTGTTGATTTTATGACCAAAAATTTACTTGCCTTCGCTTTTCGAGAAGACAACCGGGTCATTTTTGTGCTGGCCTTACCCGGAAAGGATACTCCTTATTTGCTTG
This Chloroflexota bacterium DNA region includes the following protein-coding sequences:
- the sfsA gene encoding DNA/RNA nuclease SfsA, whose product is MKFGELVPATFIKKGNRFTAGVYLESGGATTAYIPTTGRLTGALRPGCRVWLEAAENPDRKTPYTLVLSELADGGLCSVNAYMANWLFREAVELGTLEAFPYPQIEAEVPYGRSRLDFRLSDGEAVCWVEVKSVTYAEDGVGMFPDAPTGRGRKHLGELEKLAAEGHRAGAVFIAQREDACRFAPFERIDPDFAAELRRVSELGVEVFAFRCAVSTEEVVIAEEIEVTLLP
- a CDS encoding endonuclease MutS2; its protein translation is MNTKALHTLEYLKIIDRLVDYADFSASADLARQLTPTPDLEEAKLRQAATREARHILSLDSDVSFQMAQDIRPMVGLARRDGVLEPGDLLAIRNTLIVARTIRRTLENVAADVPNLVSLVDGLPVGLGLVDLIGKTISDSGEVQDSASEKLGEIRREMKITFERMMARMQKYISDPNTAKMLQEPIITQRNGRNVLPLRAEFKGRIKAVIHDQSASGATLFIEPLAVVEWNNRYRELELAERDEVRRILAELSHSVAMYADTLNMMVTVLAVLDLAFMRARYADDLDASEPQLRALPETPKGKHPGSTIRLYKARHPLLDPKKVVPLDIDLDKETYALVITGPNTGGKTVTLKTIGLLVLMAQSGLQIPAQSGSELTVFEDVFADIGDEQSIEQSLSTFSGHVTNIVEILKSADSHSLVLLDELGAGTDPQEGSALARAVMTHLLDRSITSMIATHYPELKAYAHATEGVLNASVEFNLKTLRPTYHLVIGLPGRSNALAIAERLGLPEEIIDSARSEINPADLRAEDLLDEIHRQRDLARQSREEADEARREAEAIRNELANRLDKIEDERYGVLESARESAEKDLESLREEMETLRRQLVKARQPLEAVDEVEEVVEALEEEIAEPVVRKTPSKPVRKPKGPLRLGEKVHLRSIDQDGVVTAIGEDEVEVQIGMLRIRARLGDVIRKGEPEPETAPKPKKPKAGRVILPSTQDSPGVELDIRGQRVDEGLDALDRYIERAYLVGLPFVRIIHGKGTGRLRDAVRDALTANPHISRIESGGRTEGGDGVTVAHLKNN
- the ychF gene encoding redox-regulated ATPase YchF, producing MELGIIGLPQSGKTTLFNALTRGDVPTGISGGKVEVHTAVIDVPDERVDRLTEMFKSKKIVYAKVTYADVAGLEGKAAEGGISGPLLNTLGQMDGFIHVVRQFDSPLVPHRDGSIDPKRDLANMEAELIINDLILVERKLQRLEEERKRGGVGRDKAVVARETELFEKLQALLTEEIPLRNETFTDDEEFMISSYGFLSKKPQLIVVNHAEDQTPIEIETPFARTTVVSMPAKLEMDIAQLPAEEAEIFLVEYGIEEPGLNRFIKLSYDLLGLQSFFTAGDKETHAWTVARGALAPEAAGVIHSDMQKGFIRAEVVSYDDLITLGSFAEARNQGRLRVEGKKYVMQDGDVIEIRFNI
- a CDS encoding UvrD-helicase domain-containing protein — protein: MADILNELNQQQKNAVAAPSGPVLVLAGPGSGKTRVLTYRVAYLIAVLGVQPYQILAVTFTNKAAREMESRVAGLLGNKADGLWLGTFHRICGRILRREASYLPVDHNFVIFDSDDQLTLIKRVIKEKRLNDKDYRPRQVHSLISKAKNDLLGPDEFPIEGYRDEVIAEIYQAYQAYLIASNAMDFDDMLLYAATLLETYPEVRKKYAQRFTHILVDEFQDTNMAQYKLLSHLASFHKNIFVVGDEDQSIYRWRGADYHNVERFMRDYPDAGKILLEQNYRSTQKILDGAVAVINENANRTQKKLFTDRGSGEAIVVKEAYDDKAEAEYVVETIDRQARMGLANESDFAVMYRTNAQSRQLEEAFRRANMPCRLVGTQRFYGRREVKDVIAYLRLIYNPRDEVSLARVINTPPRGIGSVTEQQLNAVARQAEMSSGEVLLAMNTEKGAPFVEALERSAQRLLPFSKLLRGWREKLNRITLGELFDEIVLDTDYESYIADESEEDQDRWGNVLELRQVLLEYEDRDLAEFLEAMALMADQDTLPDSLDAPTLMTLHAAKGLEFPQVFIIGLDEQFLPHSRSKDDAESMAEERRLFYVGMTRAKNRLYLTRALRRRTPYGSYEDMIPSRFLEDLPEELIKGKFTHSYDTTETYDRSSYQWETPFGSTSGRKKPTPPKAVEQRFQPEMQVMHPTYGKGVVRKSILEYGDETVEVYFEGLGLKALVASMSSLQILED
- a CDS encoding PD40 domain-containing protein, which translates into the protein MKKSSLHLIGVLLVLMLVSLACRLTTATPASWSGTPTAEARKATNDAINATQQAAIGEEVPLLTPTATEVVATTTPRPTVAVDGPWLVFPAPDDPGLLLAYDVDAGVTLEISLPAPIYTSDLINGLSPDGHTLIVRAGSPLNTDEFALYQIDLPSTTVTKLTPLLSLVVQRKIVNEEGTRAFDTLRAVTREDGLAWSPDGRYLAFTAALNVTSSDLYLWDSTTGSIERLNGLYSHSASPFWSPSGNWLITQELGDYTEETGWRSEVVTGVSVPGFDNQNSLYLPSPGSQGEVFIGWLNAQTMMSYSQTADGPFELRQVNVDSLAESVLLGGAFRLAALDPNAPSYAFILDESQAVEKNMLSGVYLVAAGSAVRSLQMVGDWSGLYAEPNDLFIAVGVKGLIGFSANGSGFSLSDERMASVSPSGNWMVAWGTEEGGESGARLYQSTRGTILQTLTDLPVRDVVWQPDSMAFYLTTEDSIYRMAFPQLSLEFIAGGFDPENLPVITWVE